TTGCTTCTTGCCAATCTTGAccaaaccagaagaaagttggAGAACTCTTCTAAGGAAAACTCAAGCAAGGTAGAATCTTTGAACAGAGACATTTCACAGTTGAACgtagaaatcaagaatctcAAGACTCACTTGGACAAGACCAGCGACTACGATGAATTGAAACACGAATTGCATTTATTAAAACAAATAGAGTTTGGCCacgacgacgatgaaaCGGAAAATAACGAAGAGGGCACTTCCAAGACGATCGACTCTATATTGATAGAGAGAAATAAGGTATTGACCCAGGAATTGGCTGATTATAGAGCCCAGCATGAAGACTTGATGTCTAAGGTCAGCCAGTTGGAAGCTGTCGTGAGCGTTACTAATCAGGAATTGACTAGGATTCAAATGTTGAACGACCAGTTGGAAAATGACTTAGTTGAGTTCCAAGATGCTTCCAATAGCAACAAATTTAACGACAATGCTAGTATAATTTCAAGCATGAGTCGTATGACGAGGGGACCCAGAAATGGCAGTCTTCTACCAAGTTCTGAGGAACCGTCTATTTTGCCAATCATCACCAAACAGAGAGACAGATTCAGAGACAGAAATAATGAGTTGGAGGAAGAACTCAAGAAACAGTACGCTCTAGTAAGCACATTGAAGCGTGAAataaacaacttgaagaaagacaaCGAGGAGTTGTACGAAAGAACAAGATATCTAGCATCATTCAAGCACAATACAGAAGTGTCACAAGCTGTATCTTCTAGATCAGGTAGGAagcttcttcaaccaaAAGCTAATGTTTCTATCGATCTTGAAAGCAACCCATACCAACAAAGCTACGAGAGTAAATTGCACCCCATCGAGCAATTCAGAATGCGCGAACAAGAGAGAATTAACTCCAAATTGTCGCCTTTAGAAAGAATGTTTATTTCCTTGACTAGAGCCATTTTGGCCACCAGAGCATCTCGTATGTTGTTCATGGTGTATTGTCTAGGATTGCATTGTGTAGTCATGTTCATTACCATTTACGCCATGAGTCTAAACACACTCCAGATCCCTGAAGTTGGTCTCAACCATAGCACAGGAGGCATAGCCAGCGGCGAGGCGGGATCTGTAGATACTTTGCACCAGGTCGCAGGAGATATTCTTCAGAGGTAGGTATAACCTAAAATAATGATATATATTGCAATAATGTAAAATGGATGATGCCGCCTATAGTATAATAAGTAAATCATGTACAGTGAAAAACTTATCTAATGTGAAGTCATCTTTATCCTTATATAATGCAAAGCATTTAATTCTAGTACTTATATGTGAGTAAATAACTTATCTAGTAGTTCAATTTTATGAACAAATTCATCAAGTTAAACTGCTAAGAACTGAATGCACCATATTTGTCGGTTCTAATTCTACATTTACTTACACTATCCAGATTGCTTCTCCCTCCTTTCTCCCATATACTATCGTAAATGAAGTCAGCTGCAAAATGCATTGTTCATTAATTGCTGTGAGCTCACTTATCTgcaattttccatttgaGTATTAAGGCTCTATCTGAAACGTTCAAAAAATATTCACGTTTAGCATACGTTATCATTCACACTACAGCCTCACCACACAAACGGAATTTCATCACCAATGCTCTAAACACTGGTGCCATTCATCAAAAGGGCTCATACGGTAGCGCTACTTGTCGGGTCACATGGCGGTGCAACCAATCCCAAAAAGGGAGGATCGTCATCTACCTGCGTAGAATATAATTGCCACCATTGAATCAACCCCTGATTCTGGAATAGGAGGAAATATATAAATCCAGCACAATCACGATGAATCCtttattgttcaatatcttaGTATTCACTTCtttgtatttcttctacaagtaCTATAACGGAATGGCAGGCGAAGAAACAAATAAACCCTCTGCTCAAGAGCAAGAGAAGACTCTTTTCGACCCAGATAACTTGATGGTCAACATTGGTGGAAAACAAGTGccattcaacaagatcaacaaaCCTCACCACGTAGTGCTTGACCCTCTGTTGCACAAGCCCAAGGTTGATGTTGCAAGCTTCCCCGATTTAGAGCCTGAAGCCAAGCAGAGAGAAGCCGAGTTGGCAGCAGCCAGAGCTGGCGAAAAGGCAAAGAAGGACGAATAGGATCTGGTATTTATAAAATCTTGGTTATATAGTTAATTCACATTCTTTTGACAGTCTCTTCAATCAATTGATTATGTAGGGGAACTACAGAGGTTGCGTAGCATGATGTAGACAGTTAGGTGGAAGTTCGAACAAAAAACCACAATGATAGAATCCTGAAACAATGGGATGATATAATGAGCAAAGTTGAAAGACTACTGTGAATCTGTGATATCTTCGGTTGTTATGACTTACTGTAGGTAAAAGTAACAATAAGTTTGTTTAAGTTAACAATTCAGCTAATTAGAAATTGTACATCGTACCTGTACTACACATACACGTTACACGCACATATCAAATCCACCTACACATAATGGACAATTCATATCTCTCTCCATATCTACACCAAACTCCATACCTCCGGTGTCGCCTCCTAAGCGATATCACTCCACAGTATTGGCAAGAGAGGTTGCGTGTGTCGCTGCAACCTGCGACATTTCCCTTGATTCCATACGCGACGCGACATCATTATCAAGAGGATTTCTCTACCAGAGCGATATATAACCAAGCATTTACAACTGCCCTTCACCCATTCTTACAGTTCAATTTTCTCTACACACAATCGTCTGACCATGATCGGACTCCCGCGGCTTTGGGTCCGCCAGTTGGGCTACCTATGCGTGTTTTTTGTACTAGCAGTGGTGCTTCTTATTGTAGCCAACTCACAACAGATCATCAAGATCCAGGACTATATTCCACTGAGCCTTACACCAACTTTCTTCCAGCCTGCTGCCGACCACTATATAATCGATATCGTAATCCGTAATTGCTATGGCTACAAATCAAAGCTTCCAGGTTGTGGAAAACCCGTAGACAGTGAAGGTGAATTGGGCTACCTCGGAATGTACGGTGAATGGACCAAAGTCGACAAAGACTTGTCACTTGGCTCTGGATGGGTCAAACAACAATACCTCTCGTATAAGATGTTGAAAGCGGACGTTCTGGATACCGAACTCAACAAGGTTGCTGGAAAAGATGCCACATCGACTATCAACAGAAGGGTAATTCTTGATCTCACTGTAGCA
This Scheffersomyces stipitis CBS 6054 chromosome 3, complete sequence DNA region includes the following protein-coding sequences:
- a CDS encoding CASP of yeast; translated protein: MSEEAPPVRSDLDVNGSISKEGTPATAGGKTSNMFSNALQTWTEIDLPSLQKKLDEQGLELKDDQKTSLLSRKNLAAKTKEFRKLEDSEKLEQFKHLLKLYQNEIDQLTTKKKSVENYFFGFYRLLAEAPDPRPLLELSLDSVLESSETDSLKREIERLSDELTKKADYDQLKQRLLRNEQKAAELLSSKLIAKEDEFKALIEEKETNWLEQEKQFKFQIKKAQQQIEELRTSKEVTELQLDSQNRQQPSGESASASVLAELDMVTRDAESSKKRMYELERRNEELRRELSKSKNDIEIQSLREESSKKVSELEGENALLLANLDQTRRKLENSSKENSSKVESLNRDISQLNVEIKNLKTHLDKTSDYDELKHELHLLKQIEFGHDDDETENNEEGTSKTIDSILIERNKVLTQELADYRAQHEDLMSKVSQLEAVVSVTNQELTRIQMLNDQLENDLVEFQDASNSNKFNDNASIISSMSRMTRGPRNGSLLPSSEEPSILPIITKQRDRFRDRNNELEEELKKQYALVSTLKREINNLKKDNEELYERTRYLASFKHNTEVSQAVSSRSGRKLLQPKANVSIDLESNPYQQSYESKLHPIEQFRMREQERINSKLSPLERMFISLTRAILATRASRMLFMVYCLGLHCVVMFITIYAMSLNTLQIPEVGLNHSTGGIASGEAGSVDTLHQVAGDILQR